One genomic segment of Rubripirellula tenax includes these proteins:
- a CDS encoding GspE/PulE family protein — protein sequence MPESTDINDNPVDPRSAAPRKRASALTDAATVAVISGASLGDPNGSPEWLAKALGRDVVTSLSALKADPGFLKRFGIAYSRAHRVIGFRENDALVVAVCDRNGYDHLDIIGRALGCAAQPIPATQAAIGEAINLAYADRSSQAQQVIDSIDRDSVLNEVNLLASREDLLDTEGRAPIIRLVNHLLFDAVKAGASDVHIQPYEDRVVVRQRIDGVLFDSFEIPKTAQEEVLTRIKVLGKMNIAEKRLPQDGRATVQLGDRTVDLRIASLPTSHNERIVIRLLDKSARLYSLAELGMPPHYFDIFRRLISRDHGMVLVTGPTGSGKSTTLYGALQEIDSTDLNVLTLEDPIEYQLDGISQTQINEKKGMTFASGMRSVLRQDPDIIMVGEIRDAETAVMAIQASLTGHLVFSTLHTNDAASAVTRLLDLGIEPYLVSSSLVASLAQRLVRKLCGQCKQPDPNALGRLPKPPDSLLADQGITLADLKGVYRPVGCPECRQTGFRGRVGLFELLVVDDTCRDLIQSRGNASQIRDAGLAAGMHLLSTDGVLKIHQGITTLDEVMRVTSL from the coding sequence ATGCCTGAATCCACCGACATCAATGACAACCCGGTCGATCCGCGAAGTGCCGCACCACGAAAGCGTGCTTCAGCACTGACGGACGCGGCGACGGTCGCCGTCATCTCCGGTGCAAGCCTTGGTGACCCCAACGGTTCACCGGAGTGGTTAGCCAAAGCACTGGGCCGCGACGTCGTCACCAGTCTTTCGGCGTTGAAGGCAGATCCCGGTTTTCTAAAACGATTCGGGATCGCTTACTCGCGGGCGCACCGTGTGATCGGATTTCGCGAAAACGATGCGCTCGTTGTCGCAGTATGCGACCGCAACGGCTACGACCACTTGGACATCATCGGGCGAGCGCTCGGGTGCGCGGCCCAACCGATCCCGGCCACGCAAGCGGCCATCGGTGAGGCCATCAATCTGGCGTATGCCGATCGGTCCAGCCAGGCACAGCAAGTGATCGACTCGATCGACCGCGACAGCGTGCTCAACGAAGTCAACTTGCTTGCTTCGCGAGAAGACTTGCTGGACACCGAAGGCCGCGCGCCGATCATTCGGCTGGTCAACCACTTGTTGTTCGATGCCGTCAAAGCAGGAGCCTCCGACGTCCACATTCAACCCTACGAAGATCGTGTCGTCGTCCGCCAGCGGATCGACGGCGTGCTGTTCGACAGCTTCGAGATCCCGAAAACGGCCCAAGAAGAAGTGCTGACCCGGATCAAGGTGCTCGGCAAAATGAACATCGCCGAAAAACGATTGCCCCAGGACGGACGGGCCACGGTCCAGTTGGGTGACCGCACTGTCGACTTGCGGATCGCATCGTTGCCGACCAGTCATAACGAACGAATTGTCATCCGGTTGCTCGATAAGAGCGCGCGACTGTACTCGCTTGCCGAGTTGGGCATGCCGCCGCATTACTTTGACATCTTCCGACGATTGATCTCGCGCGACCACGGCATGGTGCTGGTGACCGGACCGACCGGCAGCGGCAAAAGCACAACGCTTTATGGAGCACTGCAAGAGATCGACTCAACGGACCTGAACGTGCTGACGCTTGAGGATCCGATCGAGTACCAACTGGACGGAATCAGCCAAACGCAGATCAACGAAAAGAAGGGCATGACGTTCGCATCCGGAATGCGCAGCGTCTTGCGGCAAGACCCCGACATCATCATGGTCGGTGAAATTCGCGATGCGGAAACGGCCGTGATGGCGATCCAGGCTTCGTTGACCGGCCACTTGGTGTTCAGCACGCTGCACACCAACGATGCCGCCAGCGCGGTGACGCGATTATTGGACCTAGGGATCGAACCGTACTTGGTAAGCAGTTCGTTGGTGGCGTCACTCGCACAACGATTGGTGCGAAAACTTTGCGGCCAGTGCAAACAGCCTGATCCCAATGCGCTAGGCCGTTTGCCCAAACCGCCGGATTCGTTGCTGGCCGATCAAGGAATCACGCTTGCCGATTTGAAGGGCGTCTATCGACCGGTCGGTTGCCCAGAATGTCGACAAACCGGTTTTCGAGGACGCGTTGGTTTGTTCGAGCTCTTGGTGGTCGACGACACCTGTCGCGACTTGATCCAATCACGCGGCAACGCCTCGCAAATTCGCGACGCCGGTTTGGCGGCGGGAATGCACCTGTTGTCGACCGACGGAGTCTTGAAGATCCATCAGGGTATCACGACGCTTGACGAAGTGATGCGGGTAACGTCGCTATGA